From a single Miscanthus floridulus cultivar M001 chromosome 8, ASM1932011v1, whole genome shotgun sequence genomic region:
- the LOC136473447 gene encoding probable trehalose-phosphate phosphatase 6 — translation MTKQGVVVPVPEAAVAVPPNSTPLFQYPPPQAAPGVAVRKKYLQMGAGAGAGGRIAGGWVESMRASSPTHARVAAALAAGVDEERYGAWMVKHPSALAMFDQVVAASKGKQIVVFLDYDGTLSPIVDDPDAAYMSDTMRRAVRSVAKHFPTAIVSGRCRDKVFELVKLAELYYAGSHGMDIKGPAKGSRHTKAAKAKGVLFQPASQFLPMIEQVHDSLVEKTKCIPGAKVENNKFCVSVHFRCVDEKSWSTLADTVKSVLKDYPKLKLTQGRMVFEVLPTIKWDKGKALEFLLQSLGFADCTDVLPVYIGDDRTDEDAFKVLRKRGQGVGILVSKHPKDTSASYSLQEPAEVMEFLLRLVEWERLSKARPKW, via the exons ATGACGAAGCAGGGCGTGGTGGTGCCGGTGCCTGAGGCGGCCGTGGCGGTGCCGCCCAACTCGACGCCGCTGTTCCAGTACCCGCCGCCACAGGCCGCGCCGGGCGTCGCCGTGCGCAAGAAGTACCTGCAGATGGGcgcgggcgccggcgccgggggGCGCATCGCAGGCGGCTGGGTGGAGTCCATGCGCGCGTCCTCGCCCACGCACGCCAGGGTGGCCGCCGCGCTCGCCGCGGGCGTCGACGAGGAGCGCTACGGCGCGTGGATG GTGAAGCACCCGTCGGCGCTGGCCATGTTCGACCAGGTGGTGGCGGCGTCCAAGGGGAAGCAGATCGTCGTGTTCCTCGACTACGACGGCACGCTGTCCCCCATCGTCGACGACCCCGACGCCGCCTACATGTCCGACACG ATGCGGCGGGCGGTGCGGAGCGTCGCCAAGCACTTCCCGACGGCGATCGTGAGCGGGCGCTGCCGCGACAAG GTGTTCGAGCTCGTGAAGCTGGCTGAGCTGTACTACGCCGGCAGCCACGGCATGGACATCAAGGGCCCCGCGAAAGGGTCCCGGCACACCAAGGCCGCCAAG GCCAAAGGCGTTCTCTTTCAGCCGGCCAGCCAGTTCCTGCCCATGATAGAGCAG GTGCACGATTCTCTGGTGGAAAAGACCAAGTGCATACCTGGAGCCAAGGTGGAGAACAACAAGTTTTGTGTGTCTGTCCATTTCAGATGCGTGGATGAGAAG AGTTGGAGCACATTGGCTGACACGGTGAAGTCGGTGCTCAAGGACTACCCGAAGCTGAAGCTGACGCAGGGGCGGATGGTGTTCGAGGTCCTCCCCACCATCAagtgggacaagggcaaggccctgGAGTTCCTCCTCCAGTCCCTGGGCTTCGCCGACTGCACCGACGTGCTCCCCGTGTACATCGGCGACGACCGCACCGACGAGGACGCCTTCAAGGTGCTCCGCAAGCGCGGCCAGGGCGTGGGCATCCTGGTTTCCAAGCACCCCAAGGACACCTCCGCCTCCTACTCGCTGCAGGAGCCCGCCGAG GTGATGGAGTTCCTGCTGCGGCTTGTCGAGTGGGAGCGCCTCTCCAAGGCCCGCCCCAAGTGGTGA